In one window of Pristiophorus japonicus isolate sPriJap1 chromosome 9, sPriJap1.hap1, whole genome shotgun sequence DNA:
- the LOC139273535 gene encoding histone H2A type 2-C-like — protein sequence MSGRGKTGGKARAKAKSRSSRAGLQFPVGRVHRLLRKGNYAERVGAGAPVYMAAVLEYLTAEILELAGNAARDNKKTRIIPRHLQLAIRNDEELNKLLGKVTIAQGGVLPNIQAVLLPKKTTTS from the coding sequence atgtctggaagaggaaaaaccggcggtaaagctcgcgccaaggccaagtctcgttcctccagggccggactgcagttccctgtgggccgtgttcacaggctcctgcgaaaggggaactacgctgagcgtgtgggtgccggagccccggtctacatggctgctgtgctcgagtatctgaccgctgaaatcctggagctggccggcaacgcggcccgcgacaacaagaagacccgcatcatccccagacacctgcagctggccatccgcaacgacgaggaactcaacaagctgctgggaaaggtgaccatcgctcaaggcggagtgctgccgaatatccaggctgtgctgctgcccaagaaaaccaccacttcg
- the LOC139273533 gene encoding histone H2B 1.2-like, translating into MPEEKKSVTAKKGAKKVIKKTPPKGGKKRRKSRKESYSIYIYKVMKQVHPDTGISSKAMGIMNSFVNDIFERIAGEASRLAHYNKRSTISSREIQTAVRLLLPGELAKHAVSEGTKAVTKYTSSK; encoded by the coding sequence atgcctgaagagaagaaatcagttactgccaagaaaggcgccaaaaaagtgatcaagaaaacaccaccgaagggcggtAAGAAGCGCaggaagtcgaggaaggagagttactccatctacatctacaaagtgatgaagcaggttcaccccgacaccggcatctcctccaaggccatgggcatcatgaactcgtttgtgaacgatatttttgagcgcatcgcgggtgaggcttcccgcctggctcaTTACAACAAACGatccaccatcagctcccgggagatccagaccgccgtgcgcctgctgctgcccggggagctggccaagcacgccgtgtcggaagggacaaaggcggtgaccaagtacaccagctccaagtaa
- the LOC139273531 gene encoding histone H2A type 2-A-like yields MSGRGKTSGKARAKAKSRSSRAGLQFPVGRVHRLLRKGNYAERVGAGAPVYMAAVLEYLTAEILELAGNAARDNKKTRIIPRHLQLAIRNDEELNKLLGKVTIAQGGVLPNIQAVLLPKKTTTSSKTK; encoded by the coding sequence atgtctggaagaggaaaaaccagcggtaaagctcgggccaaggccaagtctcgctcctcccgggccggactgcagttccctgtgggccgtgttcacaggctcctgcgaaaggggaactacgctgagcgtgtgggtgccggagccccggtctacatggctgctgtgctcgagtatctgaccgctgaaatcctggagctggccggcaacgcggcccgtgacaacaagaagacccgcatcatccccagacacctgcagctggccatccgcaacgacgaggaactCAATAAGCTActaggaaaggtgaccatcgctcagggcggggtgctgcctaatatccaggctgtgctgctgcccaagaaaaccaccacttcgtccaagaccaagtaa